The DNA segment GTTCACCTCGTCGTCATCGGCGTCGGGCGGCCAGTCCTGATCCGCGCCCACGAACAGGCTCGCCAGCGCCGCCGTGATGTAGCCGAAGACTGCGAAGCCGTACAGCGCCAGCAGAAAGGTCAGGGCGCGGCCCTCGGCAGTCAGGGGCCAGTATTCGGACCCCAGGCTGGTCAGCAGCATGCCCACCCAGTACAGCCACTGGCCAAAACCCTGCGGCGCACTCGTCTGGCCTGCCTCAAAGGACGCCATGCCCGCTGCCCCGGCCAGGGCCACCAGCGCGGTTGCCCCTACCACGAAGCCCAGGCCCCGGCGGCGTAGAGTACGCTCAAGGGTCCGCAGTCCCCGATTCAGGCTGGTCAGAATCCGCAGCAGGTTGGTGCCGCGCGTCAGGCGCAACACGCGTAGCGCCCGCAGTCCCCGGAACACCCGCAGAATCCGCAGTGCGGGCAGCATCAGGCTCAGGGCGGTCAGCCAGTTTTT comes from the Deinococcus sp. AJ005 genome and includes:
- a CDS encoding ion transporter; its protein translation is MPDAALTPPPPEELKSARLTTLAHLDALLERPMIVLSFAWLGLLVLDLVQGLPPLLQIVSNVIWGLFVLDFALAIVLAPDKSEYLKKNWLTALSLMLPALRILRVFRGLRALRVLRLTRGTNLLRILTSLNRGLRTLERTLRRRGLGFVVGATALVALAGAAGMASFEAGQTSAPQGFGQWLYWVGMLLTSLGSEYWPLTAEGRALTFLLALYGFAVFGYITAALASLFVGADQDWPPDADDDEVNNEVLRQELRELRGEIAGLRGELRSTPEPRTP